Proteins from a single region of Chryseobacterium sp. T16E-39:
- a CDS encoding N-acetyltransferase, with product MKFNNINVYISEKATIGKNVKIGDNTVIYDNVIIGDNSIICNDCVIGEPLNDYYFNSNYENPKTIIAEEAFIRSHSIIYAGSSFGKKFSTGHRVTIRENSKFGNNCRVGTVSDIQGHVEFGDSCWLHSNVHIGQKSKIGNYVFIYPYVVFTNDPTPPSDVCIGPTVGDFSQIAVGTVLLPATEIGKHCLVGAQSLVGGKYEDYSLVIGNPAKRIKDVRDLKLKGTDASHYPWPINFSRNMPWEQEGFENWKLKNGYEND from the coding sequence ATGAAGTTCAACAATATCAATGTATATATTAGCGAAAAAGCTACAATAGGTAAAAACGTAAAAATAGGTGACAATACAGTTATATACGATAATGTGATCATTGGTGACAATTCAATTATTTGTAATGATTGTGTAATAGGTGAACCATTAAATGATTATTATTTTAATAGTAATTATGAAAACCCCAAAACTATTATAGCAGAAGAAGCTTTTATAAGAAGCCATTCTATTATATATGCAGGTTCCAGCTTTGGAAAGAAATTTTCAACCGGTCACCGTGTAACGATCCGGGAAAATTCTAAATTCGGAAATAACTGTAGAGTTGGAACAGTTTCTGATATACAAGGACATGTTGAATTTGGAGATAGCTGTTGGCTACATAGTAATGTACACATAGGACAAAAGTCTAAAATAGGAAACTATGTTTTCATCTATCCATATGTTGTTTTTACGAACGACCCTACCCCACCTTCAGATGTATGTATTGGGCCAACCGTTGGTGATTTTTCTCAAATTGCTGTAGGAACTGTTTTGCTTCCTGCCACAGAAATAGGAAAACACTGTCTCGTTGGAGCTCAGTCATTGGTAGGTGGAAAATATGAAGATTATTCTTTGGTTATAGGAAATCCAGCTAAAAGAATAAAAGATGTTCGTGATCTTAAGTTAAAAGGAACAGACGCATCTCATTACCCCTGGCCAATTAACTTCTCCAGAAATATGCCTTGGGAACAAGAAGGATTTGAGAATTGGAAATTAAAAAATGGTTACGAAAATGATTAG
- a CDS encoding sugar 3,4-ketoisomerase: MNKVQYFNLEKIGSSSLGFITVAENLKNIPFEIKRVYWTYYTPQDIMRGGHAHKNLEQIIFAVSGMIEFNIEDKEGNKETFILDNPSQGLYIPKLIWRDIKFSHNAVLLCLASQFYDENDYFRDYADFKDY; this comes from the coding sequence ATGAATAAAGTGCAATATTTTAATTTAGAAAAGATAGGTAGCTCGTCACTAGGCTTTATCACTGTAGCTGAGAACCTTAAAAACATTCCGTTTGAAATTAAGCGAGTATATTGGACTTATTATACTCCTCAGGATATTATGCGAGGAGGACACGCTCATAAAAACCTTGAACAAATAATATTTGCCGTTTCAGGCATGATAGAATTTAATATTGAAGATAAGGAAGGAAACAAAGAAACTTTTATCCTTGACAATCCTTCACAAGGGTTATATATTCCTAAATTAATTTGGAGAGACATCAAATTTTCACATAATGCTGTTCTATTATGTTTAGCTTCACAGTTTTATGATGAAAACGATTATTTTAGAGACTACGCAGATTTTAAAGATTACTAA
- a CDS encoding ABC transporter ATP-binding protein — translation MLALKAENISKQYRLGQVGTGTLSHDLNRFWHSVRGKEDPYLKIGDSNDRTTKGDSEYVWSLRDIDFEVEQGDAVGIIGRNGAGKSTLLKLLSKVTKPTTGKIYTQGRIASLLEVGTGFHPEMTGRENVFLNGAILGMTRKEIKRKFDEIVDFSGVERYIDTPVKRYSSGMYVRLAFAVAAHLESEILIVDEVLAVGDADFQKKCLGKMGDVTKGEGRTILFVSHNMTAIKELCRSGILLNQGRLDYAGNIIETITEYQKNSERQSSYIHEGSLETALGNENIRILEFSAKPITGQFLDIESGIKIKLRFYNFKENINLDTTFELRTYEEVVVFHTGAFITTNNNSQRKEYMVEFELPANLLNTGNYYFKLMFGEDQKIPLFIANELIGFEIENVKMGKNINALPGIIRPNFNYDIK, via the coding sequence ATGCTGGCTTTAAAAGCTGAAAACATATCAAAACAGTACCGTTTAGGACAAGTGGGTACGGGAACTCTTTCTCATGACCTTAATAGATTCTGGCATAGTGTGAGAGGAAAAGAGGATCCTTATTTAAAAATTGGTGATTCCAATGACAGAACAACAAAAGGTGATTCTGAATATGTATGGTCCCTTCGTGATATCGATTTCGAAGTCGAACAAGGGGATGCCGTAGGAATCATTGGTCGTAATGGCGCAGGTAAATCCACCTTATTAAAACTTTTAAGTAAAGTAACTAAACCTACTACAGGGAAAATATACACCCAGGGAAGGATTGCATCCCTATTAGAGGTGGGAACGGGTTTCCATCCTGAAATGACAGGGCGGGAAAATGTTTTTCTAAATGGTGCAATTTTAGGAATGACCCGCAAGGAAATCAAACGTAAATTTGACGAAATCGTGGATTTTTCTGGTGTAGAAAGATACATCGACACACCTGTCAAAAGATATTCATCAGGAATGTACGTCCGTCTTGCCTTCGCTGTAGCAGCCCATCTGGAATCAGAAATCCTAATTGTAGATGAAGTACTTGCTGTGGGAGATGCTGATTTTCAAAAAAAATGTCTCGGTAAAATGGGAGATGTTACCAAAGGAGAAGGAAGAACTATTTTATTTGTAAGCCATAATATGACCGCAATAAAAGAACTTTGTAGAAGTGGGATTTTATTGAATCAGGGTAGACTAGATTATGCAGGAAATATTATAGAGACCATTACAGAATATCAAAAAAATTCTGAGAGACAAAGCAGCTATATTCATGAAGGCTCACTAGAGACAGCCCTGGGAAATGAAAATATTAGAATTTTAGAATTTTCGGCAAAACCAATAACAGGACAATTTTTAGACATTGAATCTGGTATAAAAATAAAATTGAGGTTCTATAATTTTAAAGAAAATATTAACCTTGATACTACTTTTGAGTTGAGAACTTATGAAGAAGTAGTTGTTTTTCATACAGGAGCCTTTATTACAACGAATAATAATTCGCAAAGAAAAGAATATATGGTGGAGTTTGAACTTCCTGCAAACTTATTAAACACAGGTAATTATTATTTTAAGCTCATGTTCGGAGAAGACCAAAAGATCCCTCTTTTTATTGCTAATGAATTAATTGGATTTGAGATTGAGAATGTTAAAATGGGAAAAAACATTAATGCTTTACCGGGAATTATTAGGCCCAATTTTAATTATGATATAAAATAG
- the rfbA gene encoding glucose-1-phosphate thymidylyltransferase RfbA, translated as MKGIILAGGSGTRLYPLTIAVSKQLMPVYDKPMIYYPLSTLLLAGIKDILIITTPHDQEGFIKLLGDGSQIGCNIEYIVQPSPDGLAQAFILGDAFIGNDPAALVLGDNIFYGSEMGTLLKNKTNPDGGVVFAYHVSDPERYGVVEFDKDFKAVSIEEKPTHPKSNYAVPGLYFYDNEVVEIAKSIQPSPRGELEITDVNNVYLKKGKLEVGVLDRGTAWLDTGTFDSLHDASEFVSVIEKRQGFKIGCIEEIAFRNKFIDEEKLLNTALKYGKSGYGKYLTQLVNK; from the coding sequence ATGAAAGGTATCATCCTTGCCGGAGGTTCCGGAACAAGACTTTATCCCCTTACAATTGCAGTAAGTAAGCAATTGATGCCGGTTTATGACAAACCAATGATTTATTACCCTCTATCAACTTTATTATTAGCCGGTATTAAAGACATACTTATTATTACTACCCCTCATGATCAGGAAGGATTTATTAAACTATTGGGAGACGGTTCTCAGATAGGATGTAATATAGAGTATATTGTACAGCCAAGTCCGGATGGTCTTGCACAGGCATTCATTCTGGGGGACGCTTTTATTGGAAATGATCCTGCAGCATTAGTACTTGGTGATAATATTTTCTATGGTTCGGAAATGGGAACTTTACTAAAAAATAAAACCAATCCGGACGGAGGTGTTGTTTTCGCCTATCATGTTTCAGATCCTGAAAGATACGGAGTAGTAGAATTCGACAAAGATTTCAAAGCGGTATCAATAGAAGAAAAACCAACTCATCCGAAATCAAATTATGCAGTTCCCGGTTTGTATTTTTATGATAATGAAGTCGTAGAAATTGCTAAAAGCATACAGCCTTCACCTCGTGGCGAGCTGGAAATTACGGACGTAAATAATGTTTATCTCAAAAAAGGTAAACTTGAGGTAGGAGTTTTGGATAGAGGAACAGCGTGGCTTGATACTGGAACATTTGACTCCCTTCATGATGCTTCAGAATTCGTAAGCGTTATTGAAAAAAGACAAGGTTTTAAAATCGGATGTATTGAGGAGATTGCCTTTCGGAATAAATTTATCGACGAGGAAAAACTACTCAACACTGCATTAAAATACGGAAAAAGTGGATATGGAAAATATCTCACTCAACTTGTAAATAAATAG
- a CDS encoding ABC transporter permease, protein MNEPQQKWTETIEANHTLFDLKLKEVWRYKDLIYMFVKRDFVSSFKQTILGPIWFFINPIFTTITYLIVFGRIAKLPTDGAPPLLFYLAGITLWNYFSTSLTGTSYTFAGNAGIFGKVYFPRLVTPLSIVISNLMKFGVQFLLFLIVWAYYFAKGEAHPNIWILATPFLVILMALFALGVGMIFSSLTTKYKDLNMLLGFGVSLYMYATPVIYPTSSLPSGFKSLAYYNPLTGIFECFKYAWLGVGNFSPLMLGISTGIILVLLALGVVIFNRVEKTFMDTV, encoded by the coding sequence ATGAATGAACCACAACAAAAGTGGACAGAAACTATTGAAGCTAATCATACTTTATTTGATTTAAAGCTCAAAGAAGTATGGAGATATAAAGATCTTATTTATATGTTTGTAAAGAGAGATTTTGTATCAAGCTTTAAGCAAACCATATTAGGACCTATTTGGTTTTTTATCAATCCTATTTTCACTACGATTACTTATTTAATTGTTTTCGGAAGAATAGCTAAATTACCAACTGATGGCGCTCCTCCATTGTTATTCTATTTGGCAGGAATTACCCTTTGGAATTATTTTTCCACTTCACTAACAGGTACATCATATACTTTTGCCGGAAACGCAGGTATCTTTGGAAAAGTATATTTCCCTAGACTTGTTACTCCTCTATCAATCGTCATTTCAAACCTAATGAAATTTGGTGTACAATTCTTACTGTTCCTGATAGTTTGGGCATATTATTTCGCTAAAGGTGAAGCACATCCCAATATTTGGATACTTGCTACTCCTTTTCTTGTCATTCTTATGGCTCTTTTTGCATTAGGTGTCGGCATGATTTTTTCTTCACTTACTACAAAATATAAGGATTTAAATATGTTACTTGGATTCGGAGTAAGTCTGTATATGTACGCTACTCCGGTTATATATCCAACATCTTCTCTTCCTTCTGGATTTAAAAGCCTAGCTTACTATAATCCGCTAACTGGTATTTTCGAATGCTTTAAATATGCATGGCTGGGCGTTGGTAACTTTTCTCCACTCATGTTAGGAATTAGTACTGGTATAATTCTAGTACTTCTAGCACTAGGAGTTGTAATTTTCAACAGGGTTGAAAAAACTTTCATGGATACTGTTTAA
- a CDS encoding DegT/DnrJ/EryC1/StrS family aminotransferase, whose amino-acid sequence MISFLDLKKINLKYQEEIENKLLEVFRSGWYLLGNELKNFEANLTNYIGSKYALGVANGLDALRLIFRAYIELGIMKPGDEVIVPANTYIASILALSDNGLVPVLVEPEINTYNIDISKIEEKITSKTKAILIVHLQGRIIFSEELQRLAEKHQLKIVEDNAQAIGAEWNNIKSGNLGDAAGFSFYPGKNLGALGDAGAVTTSNKELFETIRALGNYGSNQKYVNIYKGLNSRLDEIQAAVLDIKLKYIHEENDARREIAKRFIKEITNPKIILPENPSNEKEHVWHVFVIRTENRDELQTYLTEKGIHTIIHYPIPPHHQEAYKEMNMLSFPISEKIHREVLSLPISSVLRDEEIDTIIKALNEY is encoded by the coding sequence ATGATTAGTTTTTTAGATTTAAAAAAGATAAACCTAAAATATCAAGAAGAAATTGAAAATAAGCTTCTGGAAGTTTTTCGAAGCGGGTGGTATCTATTAGGAAATGAGCTTAAAAATTTTGAAGCCAACTTAACCAATTATATTGGTTCAAAATACGCTTTAGGAGTAGCAAATGGTTTAGACGCATTACGTTTAATATTTCGCGCTTATATAGAATTGGGAATTATGAAGCCGGGCGATGAAGTAATTGTCCCTGCCAATACATATATTGCCTCTATTCTTGCCTTATCTGACAATGGATTAGTGCCAGTTTTGGTTGAACCGGAAATCAATACTTATAATATTGATATTTCAAAAATTGAAGAAAAAATCACGTCAAAAACCAAAGCAATTCTTATCGTTCACCTACAAGGAAGAATTATTTTCTCAGAAGAATTACAACGTCTTGCAGAAAAACACCAATTAAAAATTGTAGAGGATAATGCTCAGGCAATTGGCGCAGAATGGAATAATATAAAATCTGGAAACCTTGGGGATGCTGCAGGATTTAGTTTTTATCCGGGAAAGAACCTTGGTGCTTTGGGAGATGCGGGTGCTGTGACGACCAGCAACAAAGAGTTATTTGAAACTATTCGTGCTTTAGGAAATTACGGATCAAACCAAAAATATGTCAATATATACAAAGGTCTTAACTCAAGACTCGATGAGATACAGGCAGCTGTATTGGATATAAAATTAAAATATATCCATGAAGAAAATGATGCCCGTAGGGAAATTGCTAAAAGATTTATCAAAGAGATCACCAATCCAAAAATCATTTTACCTGAAAATCCATCCAACGAAAAAGAACATGTTTGGCACGTTTTCGTAATACGAACTGAAAACAGAGATGAACTTCAGACCTATTTAACTGAAAAAGGAATTCACACGATTATTCATTATCCTATTCCCCCTCATCATCAAGAGGCTTATAAAGAAATGAATATGCTTTCTTTTCCTATTAGTGAAAAAATACATAGAGAAGTATTAAGTTTACCGATCTCTTCTGTTTTAAGAGACGAAGAAATTGACACTATTATTAAGGCTCTAAATGAATATTAA